In Salarias fasciatus chromosome 4, fSalaFa1.1, whole genome shotgun sequence, the DNA window ATGAGCGTTACAGTCCTACTGAGTGTTGACCcgggggacagacaggaagcCAGCCGGGCCAACAGAGTGAGGGTGGGGTCAAGGTACAACAGACAacttatttgtgtgtgtgggggtctTCAGTCGGGGGAGGGGCGTCTCAATACTCATCTCCTGCGGCCTCCACCTTGTAGCCGTTCTCCCCGGAGCCGTAGCCGTCTCCCGACGGGAGGGACTGCTGGTCCATCATCCCGTCCTGACTGTACTCCTCCATGCTGGGCGGCGCCGCTCCGTCGTCCTCGGGGCCCCCGTCGTCCTGGGGGGGCGCGTCGTCTCGCGGGGGTCCGTGGCGCTCCTCCCGTCGCTCGCCCCGCTCCCTATCCCCGCGCTCCCTCTTGTGCTcccggtccctgtcccggtcccctCTGCGCCGGTCCCTGTCCCTGTGGCTGCGCcgcctgtccctgtccctctcCCTGTCCTTGTCTCTACGCTCGTCCCcgccctcccccgcctccccctcgTGCTCCTCCAGCATCCTGTCCCCGCCGTCGGGGGCTCCGTCTCCGGGGCCCGCCTCCTCCCCGTCCGGCCCTTGgccctgtccctgtcctcttGCGGTCTcggctcctgtcctcctcttgcGGTCCCGACTCCtctccctgctcctgctgcccGCCACCGGCGCCCgctcccgctccctctcccggCGCCGGCTGCTGGGCGTGCCGTCCTCCCCGGGCGCCACCTGCCTTTCCcggtccctctctctctctggagcgGGTGCGGCGCCGCCGCTCACGGGATCTGGTCCTGCGGCGCTCCCGGTCCTTGTCCCTGTCGCGCTCCCGGCTCCGCTCCCGCCGCTCGCCACGATCCCGGTCACCACTGCGGGAGGAAAACACACCGTGagacacatgcgcacacacacttagaCAGACAGGCGGTGTGTGGCGTCCTCACCCCCCCAGAGGACGGTCGTCGTAGCGTGAAGCGTCGTCTCGTCCAGAGTGCTTGATGTTGACGTCGGCTCCTCCTCTCCGGGTTCCTCCCAGGCCTCCACCTGcacacaggtcaaaggtcactacACAGTCACACTGAAGCTCCACCGGGAGGGGaagccagctgtgtgtgtgtgttgaggtgagGACTGATCAGCTGACCCAGCCTGCGGGGATGCCATCCCTTGACGGTGCGTCCTCGCTCCACGTCCACCAGCACCCTCCTGCCGTCGATCTTCTTGCCGTCGGCGTGCTTGTAGGCGGCTGGGGAGGAACGGGCAGAGGGAAGACGGccgtgaggcggcggcggctgcatcCGTGTGGCCAAGCAAACAGACGGTGCTTCATCATACTGACCAGGAGCAGGCGAGGCCGAGATGGCTGCTCTCTGGGTAAAAGCCGAGGGATAACGGGAGTAGACTTCCTTCCACCCGACGACTGATTGACACGTTTAATAAGACCGCAGCGGCTAACCGCTCTAcatgctctgctgcagcagctctcacGCCCTCTGACCTCCGCCTTCTACCAGTCTGTCAAAGCTGGAGACGGAGTCTATATGGATCATTTAATCTGGACCATGATATCAGCTGACCTGCTCATGTGTCGTCTGCCACGTAATCATCTGGTTAAAAACTCAGACTTTACTCTCCAAAAGATAAAGAGCGACTGTTTCCAGTCTCTCTGGCTCCACTTCAGGGCCGTTAATCAGTTTGGCCTCCCAGAGACCCGAGAACTGATGAATCTCTGAGTTTAGAGTGCTACTAAATCCTAAATGCTCAGCgttcagacacattttcatgtttgtaATGAGAGCATGTGTCGTTACCACAGCAGAAGTCAAACAAACAGAGGGTCTTTGTTAGGATGCAGCTGCCTTGCTCAGTGGCGGTGTCTCAGAGGACCAGTGAGGAGCAGCTGGTCCGACCCTCACTGGACCCCTgtgactgcagtgtgtgtgtgtgtgtgtgtgtgtggtgtgtgtggtgctcAAGAGGAaagaacatgaagctcccagcaGCAGTCATGGAGTGCATTCAGACCGTCCCACACCTGAGCCCATTCCAGCACACACTCCGATCCGGGGGGGCTTGTCCTGACCGCTCCCACAGGGACACACACCTCCCCGTCCAGGGCCTTACCAGCCCCTgtcagacaccccccccccaccgaaCAGTGGCTGCTCTTACCATTCTGTCCCCGACGGGCACACGTCTCTACCTGCTCGCCACAGCGCTGTCACCACAGCTCTACCGGGGGCCTTACCggaacccccccgccccccccccccactccctgGACTCACTCAGCAGCAACCCCTCCAATGACAGGGCCTTACCAAACCCCCACCAGTCCTACCAAAACACACCAGGTgaaaagaacaaacagaacaaaaagcaGAGAGGTCAATGGAGACAGAACAGACGGAGCGTGGGGCTTCCTCTGCTACGGGGGGCCGGACCGTCGGCCCGCCGCCCTCAATGGAGTCGTGTTCCTCACACTCACATCTGACACTGAGCTGCTACAGAGGTCTGCAACCTGTCCAGGCGTCCAGCTCGGCTGGAGCCACTGAACACAGGGTTCATTTAtactcatcaaaaaaaaaaacaatcctcaAGTTGAAAGTATGTACAAAAATATAGTAAAGTTCAGGAGTTTGTTCCCTTTTCCAGTGATTTCATCTATTTCAACACTTGTTTTACTTTGGTTTAAGCTGTTTTTAGCCGTGTGAGCTCGTTCTACCTTCGTTTTTCTTTAACCTTTACTCGCCATTTGACCGTTTTTGTCCTCTTCCAGCTGTTCTCTCCTCTTGGTGCTAGCAGGCTGTCACTGAAACTCTCTGTGCCTTTATTTGGATCTAAACTCAGCAGTTTACTGGAGCCTTGgagtggctccagagctgctggtTGCAGACCTCTCAACTAGTGCTTTGATATCTGAAGATTCAGTGAGTCTCCAATTAATTATGTTGTAAATGTATGAGTAGCCCGGAGCAACATTACCAAGAGTTCCCCTCATCAGCCTTTTCTATTAAAGCCAGCTCAGACTGATCAGCCCTTCTGATCAAATAGGTAGACTTTCTGGATTTTAATGATTATTTTCAGCCATGTGCTGAATCTgctagaaaaacaaaaaggaaatgaaaagttATGATCTAAACTCATGTTTTCGCCACATTAAATATTGGAGTAAAACAACCGTGGAAGTGAAGAAAGTTTCTGGTCGCCTCGTCTGTAACTTTGCGGACCTGTCGCTGGTTTAAACACTTGATGCTCACACGCTGCAGATCTTCAATCTGCCTTTCACATTTAAGAATACGGAGCGATCGTCACCATCGGTCTCATGACGCTTGATTTTAAAGAACCTCAACGTTTCCAGCTCCACGCCGTCTGGATCTGACCCGGTGCCAACGTGCCCCGAGTAGCATGAGGTGGCTTTAACACAAAGGGCAGAATCACTGGGCAGCTGTTCGTCAGACTAGTGATCAAGGCTGCGTTCAATGGTCAAAGCCCAAGGAGCAAGTGGCTGGAATTCCACCAGGACTCTGTTTTGGGGCCTGCATTGAGATGCTTTACCCATTGAACGTATCGCCTCGTCCCTATGTAGGAGATGGAGGGTGGAAAGAAATCTTACCCATCATACAAACCCATTATACCAACCATATACTGAGCTGTGGTAGTAGGGTGTAGATGTATCATAACCATCATCATCTGCCAGCCAGCTCTGGCCAATAGCCATCACAGATTGGCGGCTGCAGTGGCAATGAGAACAACACACAGTTAATATAGCGTTTAGCCCCATCCCCCCTCAGTCCACCCCCTGCTGTCACTACACAGCTGTGATTCAGCAACTCTGGTCCTGAGGAGCCGCCCGCTCTGCCAAAAACACTCAGAGCGACACACTGCGCACTCAAACCACCGAGCAGTGTGTGGCCGTTAACCCTTTAGAGAGCACTCTGGAGACGTCACTCCTTTACCCTAAACAAGAGTAAAGTGTAATGAGTCCATATAACTgatcaattaaaagaaaaagctgcCATTAAAGTGAAAATTTGATATGCCATGTAAGTTAACACGAGGCACCACTGACTTCTGTTAAAAACTTCAGGAGGAAAGAGTAAGACTGACAAAAAATGCACCTGTTTCATGATTTTCagctctgaaatgttttcattgtgggGCTATAAGAAGTCAATAAGCCTCGACTGTCCTGAAACAATGTGGCATTTCAGATAAAGTCTATCACCTCTTGTTTTCTGAGGAACTTTTGCTCTAAGTGGAACAGAAAGGTTTTAATACTGACATGAATGAGAGAAGTTCTCATCCGATCAAACCGTCAGCTGTCCAATAAAGGGTTAAACTCATCTCGCCACGACCAGGGTTGAGGACCACCAATGGAAATGTAGACAATCTACTTGCGCACCAAGTCACACAGTCAGTGGGCGTGGACACATGTGGACCCCCCCTCactcagctcctgctgcttacCATGAGAGTCCGACCGGCGGAGCTGCTCTCCACCGAGCTACCACGCCTGACAGTTAAAAGACAATGAGCCCTGTGACGGGCCGACATGTTCAGCTCCACACATCCAACACAAAGCtctccctctggctcctcccactTACCCAGCATGCCTCACACACGTGAAGCGCCACCCATTCCACCCTGGCATCAGTCACAGTACAgaacagtctctctctctcgctcacacacacacacaaacacacgggaACAACAGGGATGTGGGTTCGACTGAGGCTCCATCTTGAATGTGAGCGttcagactgaacacacacacacacacgcacaaaaacacacacacagagaaaaggaaaggtcagtcaggtcaggttcagTGCATGTTCATGTACTCAATGAAGGCATAGCCCCGAGGCTTCCCCGTCCTCTTGTTGTACACTATGTaaatctgcaacacacacacgcagcacaAATCAACTACACACCGAAGGGAATATTCCTGAACGTGTCCATCTCTACTCTCTTGGTGACATTCTGACGGTTTTCAGGGTTCGGCGGCTGAACGTACCCGTCTGATGGGGCCGTACACCTCGAACTCACGGCGAAGCTTCGACTCGGTGGTGTCGTAGTTCTGCAGGACGGACACAGTTCAGTTACTGGTTCTGATGACCGCACAGCAGCGGGGGAGGATCTCCCTCCTTTCACACGCGACTCATGCAAAATCTTTAAAAGCATTGGCGACTAACTGATGAGTAGCGTCAGAGTTCTGCTGAATTAGCGGTCTAACATTTTCTAAACTGTTCCCAAACACGTCATAGTTTCTGCTAATCAGGTCCAGTTTGAAGCCGTTTGttaaattaaacaaatcaaAGAATATTTAGAAGCTAGAATTCTGATGAGGGAACGTCTCTCTGCATGAGTGCAGTGCTGGAGGTAAAAATGGTCGTATGTCAGCAAACTGACCACTCGAGCAACAAACAGCGTCTTGAAGGCATCTCCTTGAGCGTTGGGGTCATTATGGGGATCCCCTGGAATcaagagagggggaaaaaaaaaaacggggtcAATTTGAACCAATACAGCAGATACAGAGTGAAGTCTTCAAAATGTGGCGGACTTACAAAGCTTGAGCTCTGTCTCATCGGCCTGCCTCCTCTCAATCTTCTCTCGCCTCTGCAAAAGGAAGACAAGTGAAACCTCTGCAGTCACAGACAACAGCTGGGTCATGCGAGCAGGTCAGGAACCGGAGGGCTGACCCACCTGCAGCCCAGAGAGCCAACAACACACCTCTCAAGACATCACCCTCGAGAAACGAACCCTGACAGACAGCGACTGCAAGTACAGACTAACTCTGAGACCACCTCATGATATGGTCTGAATTTACATCAGCTGACTTCACTGCACCTGGGAAGAAATCCATATACAGCAGATGTCTGTCAGACTAATCTTTAGCAAATAATCCAATATTTACTTTACTTCCATAAGTGGATCCAATGGAAAGCAGTCGTTTAGCATTAACCCCACTCAGGATGGAGCAGCAGCCCCACTTCAATCCACACTTGATTCTCTGAAGATAGAAGCAAAACTCAGAGGAGGAAAGCTCCGTGGTGGAACTACTGCCAACATTAAAGAAGTCAGCAACAAAATTAGGGAACAAATGGAGTCCAACTTAATTAGAAGTGTTTCGGACCGAgttgaaaaatgaagaaatggacAGTTACAGCAAGAAGATCTGGAGGTGGTGGGAAATGTGCACAGATAATGAAAATAAACCTTTACTGTGCTGATGTGTGTTAACTCCTCAAAATGGTGTAATTAATGTCTCCTCACCTTTCTTTCCAGCCGCTCCTCGCGGGTTTCTGCTCGTGGCGGTGGAGGAGCATCTCTGGGATCCtgggaacacacacaggctAAATAAACAAACGCGCCACGGTAAGAAGGCTAACCGGAGAACGGAGCAGGCGCTCACCTCGAAGTGCCTGATGAAGGGGCGATGCCACTGTAGGGCTGGTTATGATGCTTCTCATGGGGCAGCTTCTCCAGCTGGGGGAGGAAGGGGATGGGGTCCCGCGGGGCGAACAGGGCGAGCAGGTTCGGAGGAAGAAACTGTGTCATCTTTCACCTGAACAAAGTAGCGCACCAAGCCATTTAGTATCAAGCAAGCACCATGAGGACCAGTGAAAAGACGTTACATGAGAGGATGTTCCAGAGGGCTGTCATCATTTTCGTACATGCCAACATCTCCGCTTTGGAATTTCAAAATTACACTGCTCCCCTTTTGTAACAAGATAAAACTGGATGTTCTGATTTTAAACCATGTTTGTTTGAGGTTTGGTTCTCTGTTGCTTTTTAGTTCTGGCCTGTTGCCACCAGGTTTGAGGAAATTATTGTGATCATGATGTGAATCATGGTCAAGAAACATGCAGCATGTCTACCTTTGATTAGAAAATGTTAACGTGCAAAGCATgaatgtttaaaacaaaatctgttCATTCTGTGGTTACCTGGAGGAATCGGAGTGGACTTTCTTAATATCACAGATTCAATAAGGAATTGAAACGCTGGTCAGACTGTGGGATCTAATCTGCTTATCAACATTGTCTAAAAACCCCACAGATGTTTTGGTGCAATCTTTCTAGGTAAATAAGAGAGAATGTTGAAGATAAATCGTGCAGGCACGGTAAAGGGCAGCCCGAGGCTAGCGGAACTGTTAGCATGCTACATAGTTAGCTTATGTTGACTCGACTTCCCCTATTGTGCATTTTATTCCCTCACTCACAAACACTACAGAAAACGCACAGACGACTGCGAGGGTGGATTTGGTCGGTGAGTGGTGAAGTCTGCTTGCTATAAATCCAATAAAGTGCCTCTCACTTTAGACCTAAACGAAACACAGCGAGTTAGCCACCGAGCTAACGATGCTAACAAGGAGCCTCACCTTGTCTCCTCCAGGGCGGGCTGAAACTTAAACCATGGACTGGAAAAACAGGCGGACGGTTCACACGGGTCTGCTGGACCAACTCGCTCGGGcagaaaaaacagctgaaaacttttaaaaagcttGTATTTTATCGACGCGAGAAGAGTCGCTGCTGAACGTGTTCGGCTTCCTGAGAAAGAAAATGGCGGGTGGACGTAAACCCGTGACAGCGGACGTAAACCGGAAGAAGAAAGCACGAGCGGGCCACGCCCACATCCATTCATAAATTCGCGGCACAGAAGTTTACTGCATCAATTTTTCTAACCTTCGGGCGTCAGTGTgggtgtttttgttcatttggaAACATTTTTCATCTAAATTCTGATTTTACAAGCACATCGACTGCGGAAAAATCCTACCCTCAAATAACTGTGATAAAaaattgttttccttttttatcaAGTTAATGCTCAGAACTCCTGTCATTGTGAGGGCTTTCAAATAAACAATTATTGGGTTTGATTAACAACATGCTGATACATTCTTCAGTTTTGACTCTAAACTGTGGAAGAATGTCAGCTATACATTCCTGCTATATTTCCTTTAGACCAtgagaatttaaaaaagttCCTTATACTGACATTAAGCAGGagctttcagaataaaagcagtTCTGCTTTCTTTGACTTGTGGAAATGCAGTCTCAAAATCCTTTAACTTGAGCAGATCAGGGTTCGTcaacgccccctgcaggactggtGTCAGAATGTTACAGACCAATGAAGAGAGCACAAACAGAAGCAAACTGAAGAAATCGCATGAACTTTTATACCGTTGGTCGTTTTAATAAAGAGATTTAGCAACTTCTTCAACCTGCgtaacacatgcacacacaataCACAGGGGAGGACTGAGAGGCGAAATGCAGACGATCAgctcacagcacacacacacacacacacacacacttacacacagacacacggaggagtgtgtgtgcactcgTTCAGTCACAGTTCAGCTGTTGGATGTGTGTGAACACAGGTTGTGTTTATTGCAGGCCTGTTTTGTGGAGTGTGGAGACGTATTTACAgtcagaaggagaagaaaacgAACGAGCGGCTCGCGTCTGGAGCACTGGGTGCTGGGAATATattcattttatatatattaaaaaagcaGAGTGTCcgatcaggaggaggagtgcagAGGGCCCGGCTCCCggtcctcccgctcctcctcgtcCATCTTGCGGCCGTGTTTCCGGAAGTATTTGTAGCGCTGCACGTACAGCTTGACCAGGTTGCTGACTTTGACCGGGTTGATTTCTCCGGTGCGACTGTGGCAGATCTGAAACGGAGAAGACAGATTTATGTttgttcagtttgaaaactgtatcaGACACAGACatcatgtattttattttgaaggaaaatCCGAGCCCCCCGCCTCACCTTGTGCACGGCTTTCCTCAGGATGTCCTTGTATTCGTCCTTGTTGATGTCTTTGCGCTGATAGTACGGCTTGATGGCgagcttcacctcctccaccgctcGCTCCTGCGTGTGCAGCTTCTTCAGGTACTGAACGACAAAGCGCAGGCGTTAGAGGAGACCCGCGGCTCGCAGCCCTCACTCTGAGCCGCTCGCCTCACCTTATCGGGGTCTTTGCTCTCGCCGTCCCAGCCGGAGTCGCCCGAGCCCCGCCCAGCCCCGACAGCCCCGGCGGCAGCATGGGGGGCGGGGTCTGCGCACACACGCCGCCCATGGAGGCGTGCAGGTGAGCCGGCGGCAGCGAGCCGTGGAGGAGGAACTGAGCCGGACTCAgcccggggggggggcggcagggacggagggggagggatctgagaggaggaggacgaggaggaggcggaggacggcgGGGGCAGCTGCTGAGACTGGCTCTGATTGGCCTGCGACAGGATCTGCGGGGGGAGAAACGAGACGTCACGGCGCCGTCGGCACTTCACCCCGATCAAGCACAGAACCAGGTGGAAGAGAGAAGCATCagcctgaaggctgcagagcgTTTTAGGACAGTGAAGGCAGAGTGCAGCGGAGGGAGCGTCACCTGGCTCGTAGCCTGGATGAACTCCTGTGCTTTGGCTCGACTGGCGATGTTGGCTTCCTCCATTTTGAAGAGCAGGGCGGTCACTGAGGGAAACCCACCAGGACATTagaacaacacagaaacatccCCCAGGAGCCGCCGAGCAGGTACTCACATGCCAGGACGCCTCCGGTGGTGCAGTCCACTCCCGTCTGCAGACTccagggcgggggggggcggcgggggcggcgggggggcagGGGCTTGGTGGCAGacgaggaggacacggaggaggacgaggaggggtCGGATgaagacagaggcagagagagggccGAGGAGGACGAGCAGGGGGGCGAGGCCAGCGACTTGGGGGTGTCGTCCGGAGGCGGGGGCTTGGCGGCGGGCGTGGACAAGGCGTTGCCGAGTCCCGCGCCCTGCGGGGTGGACAGGCTGGACGGACTGGACGTGGGCGGGGGGGGCTGGTCTGAGTGGGACAGTCCCCCAGGAAAGAGGGATCGGGGGTTGCAGCTGCTGTCCACGGTCTGAGAGTCGGGGGAGGACTCTCTGGCGTCCCTCAGAGGGGCGGCGGATGGTGGAGGGGTgtgcggcggcgaggaggaggggggagcacGCTGGTGgacgagaggagaggaggaggaggacgaacaGGGAGGGGGTCCAACTGGGCCAGGATGAGGACTGACGGACCCCGCCGTCTCCGACTCCAGACTGGACGTCCACGGCAGCCGCGGTCCAGCCGTCGGGCGTGCCCTTCGATTGGCCGTCTCCTGCGGCCAGCGCCGAGGCCCCCCTTCTCCCTGGTCTTCTTggccaggcggcggcggcgcttgGTGGcgagggaagaggagggggaggagggaggacgaggtggaggtgatggagctggGTTTGGCCTTCTTGGCCTTCAGTCCGGCGGGACTGGCtaaagatggcggcggcggcggagcggccaGACCGCTTCCCCAGAGCGCTCAGCTCTTTACCGCGGCCGCCGAGAGACAGCGGCTCGGCGCACGGCTTGAGGAACGGAGACCTGCTCTCATTGTCCCTGCAGAACACCACGGCGATGGACCCGCCCACCACCGAGCCCGGCGCCGGCGCCCGCCCCGCCGGGCCCCAGCAGGTCCATCCCCAGCTTCCCGGAGCCGACGGCGGCCCCCGTGGTGCTGCTCACGCCCTCGCGGACCAGCACCGACACTTTGGACTGCAGCTTGCCCTTCCGGCCGGCTCCGCCCTCCTTCTTGGACTTGCCCGTGCGGCTCACCTCCTTCCTGCCGCCTTTGTcccgctccttctccttcccCGCTTTCCTGGCCCTCTTCGTGGACTGGAGGCCGGGtgggacggcggcggagcccgAAGTCACCGTCAGAGAGGAAAGGCATTTGCTTTTAGTCCGAttcgaagaggaggaggaggattcgGACGCCACCATCTTCTTCAGCGTGCGGGACTTCTTTTTGGGATGATGCTGCCCGGTCTTGGAGGCGGCTTTACTTTTGGGGCTGGGGACGACCGGCTCCGGAGGCAGGGCGGCGGGAGGCGTGTCTTCCAGAGACGGGTAGTCGGAGTCCAGAGCCTCGCCGTCCAGAGACAGGACGTCGATCTCCAGCTTGTCGGAGTAGCGGTCGGACTCGTAGCTGTGGTACCTGGGAGGCGAGAGGGACTGCGACCGGCtggcgccgctccgccgccgccgctcctcctcctcctcctctccgcctgAGTgccacttcctcttcttcttcctcttgtgGGGC includes these proteins:
- the snrnp70 gene encoding LOW QUALITY PROTEIN: U1 small nuclear ribonucleoprotein 70 kDa (The sequence of the model RefSeq protein was modified relative to this genomic sequence to represent the inferred CDS: inserted 1 base in 1 codon; deleted 1 base in 1 codon); the encoded protein is MTQFLPPNLLALFAPRDPIPFLPQLEKLPHEKHHNQPYSGIXPFIRHFEDPRDAPPPPRAETREERLERKRREKIERRQADETELKLWDPHNDPNAQGDAFKTLFVARVNYDTTESKLRREFEVYGPIRRIYIVYNKRTGKPRGYAFIEYMNMHSAYKHADGKKIDGRRVLVDVERGRTVKGWHPRRLGGGLGGTRRGGADVNIKHSGRDDASRYDDRPLGGGDRDRGERRERSRERDRDKDRERRRTRSRERRRRTRSREREGPGKQVAPGEDGTPSSRRRERERERAPVAGSRSRERSRDRKRRTGAETARGQGQGQGPDGEEAGPGDGAPDGGDRMLEEHEGEAGEGGDERRDKDRERDRDRRRSHRDRDRRRGDRDRDREHKRERGDRERGERREERHGPPRDDAPPQDDGGPEDDGAAPPSMEEYSQDGMMDQQSLPSGDGYGSGENGYKVEAAGDEY
- the scaf1 gene encoding LOW QUALITY PROTEIN: splicing factor, arginine/serine-rich 19 (The sequence of the model RefSeq protein was modified relative to this genomic sequence to represent the inferred CDS: inserted 15 bases in 10 codons; deleted 4 bases in 3 codons), whose translation is MDLIPAPGFKRRPAASSSPPGGAGEAARSPPPRSPSSSGSSPSSSPSSPLSTSSSVCGVAAGRQNHVAAGAEVSRSQHPPLRPLTPHTAMQPSADYDEGRQRDMYDPFXPTEGEKECRGTVEEEVEGEKYDPFDPTGSPASDADDDCGTMEVSLRNASREDDEEEEEEEKEEEPPDSTDALSEAXPPCLPAPLPLRRRVDCSARAGGRRENDSEHSEIEEGEIVGAADRDPNKKRSAEDGLALNSPSVTFFGSKPERILRVLDGDGFVSVCTEGSWEAERELEDEPVVGVEDLRRKLVSRRKERYLSFPASSPLSPQPPPPAPHPPASASSSPLTPPAEQGGKSRKSSKSSKDRDQRKSKERKVGDKESRRKKRRKDKEGLPEKSKEKERSHKAGKDTKERGXSRSSSRKRKKRRHSSPEASRRHLLRQRTTSRRSFSSLSEERHRDRDRDQDRDRHKDRDRDRDRGRDRDRDRDRDREKEQSRTSSHRREDRDGDSGSRKRERERRGRGRSSSREQGAAKRAKSSHEKRERERDRERERRRDGRPVVPPSIQDLNGADLFAIKRTITVTTTTTTTTVPGSPRLAPASPCRPAPDADKPHKRKKKRKWHSGGEEEEEERRRRSGASRSQSLSPPRYHSYESDRYSDKLEIDVLSLDGEALDSDYPSLEDTPPAALPPEPVVPSPKSKAASKTGQHHPKKKSRTLKKMVASESSSSSSNRTKSKCLSSLTVTSGSAAVPPGLQSTKRARKAGKEKERDKGGRKEVSRTGKSKKEGGAGRKGKLQSKVSVLVREGVSSTTGAAVGSGKLGMDLLGPGGAGAGAXGSVVGGSIAVVFCRDNESRSPFLKPCAEPLSLGGRGKELSALGKRSGRSAPPPSLASPAGLKAKKAKPSSITSTSSSXSSPSSSLATKRRRRLAKKTREKXGASALAAGDGQSKGTPDGWTAAAVDVQSGVGDGGXSVSPHPGPVGPPPCSSSSSSPLVHQRAPPSSSPPHTPPPSAAPLRDARESSPDSQTVDSSCXTPDPSFLGDCPTQTSPXPPTSSPSSLSTPQGAGLGNALSTPAAKPPPPDDTPKSLASPPCSSSSALSLPLSSSDPSSSSSVSSSSATKPLPPRRPRRPPPPWSLQTGVDCTTGGVLALTALLFKMEEANIASRAKAQEFIQATSQILSQANQSQSQQLPPPSSASSSSSSSQIPPPPSLPPPPGLSPAQFLLHGSLPPAHLHASMGGVCAQTPPPMLPPGLSGLGGXSGDSGWDGESKDPDKYLKKLHTQERAVEEVKLAIKPYYQRKDINKDEYKDILRKAVHKICHSRTGEINPVKVSNLVKLYVQRYKYFRKHGRKMDEEEREDREPGPLHSSS